The genomic stretch TGCGTAAAATGGGACGCCCTTGGGATATCGGCAAGGCGTTCGATTTTTCGGCGCCGATTGGTCCGATTGTGCCTGCCGACAAGGTTGGTGACCTTGCGGAGGCGATACTCACGCTGGACGTGAACGGCGAACGCAAGCAGCAGGCTAAGATTGGCCAACTAATTTGGTCCGTGGCGGAGACAGTCGCTTACCTTTCGCGTTACTTCGAGTTGGTCCCGGGCGACCTCATTTATACTGGTACACCCGAGGGAGTCGGCGCTGTCGTTGCTGGTGACACGATGGTTGCCGGCCTGTCGGGATTCGACGATCTGTCTGTCAAGGTCGTCTAACGCTCCGACGACGATTCTGGCCGGGTTTGTCTGGCCAGAGTCGGCCTCTTGTCCACAACCTGTCTTGAGCGGCTGATTCCAAATGCCGGTTTCCATCTCATGAAAGCACAGCGAGCAGAACCAGACAATTCGAGCGACGCGCTCGAGCAGCTTTATTCCCGTCCTGGGTTCATGATCCGTCGCGCGCACCAGATTTCGATCGATATTTTTATCGAGGCATCTCGCGCTCTTGATATCACGCCAAGCCAGTACGGCGTAATGTTTGTGCTGCGACACTCCGGCCCGTCGAGTCAGATTGGCATCGCGCGTTTGCTCGGGCTGGATCGCTCAACCACTGCGCTCGTTGTGAAAAATTTGACGGAAAGAGGTCTTCTGACGAAAGCCCAAAGCGAGACCGACGCGCGCAAGACGGAGATTATGTTGAGCGCAGAAGGTCGGCGGGTATTGCGGCGCGCCGATGTTCTGGCTGACCGGTCCAAGGAGGCGCTCATGGCGGCTTTCTCAAAAGACGAGGCCGCACAGTTTGTGTCGTTGCTGAGCAAATTTGTAGCGCACTTCAACGACACGACTCGTGTGAGTATTTCGAATGGTGCAAGTGAAGTGACGTTGGCCAGCGAAACTTGAGCGGGCCGAAAATTTGACGACGTGCTGGATAGCCGGCACAAGATCGCGGTTTGGTTTTACGGTGCGCGGTTGTTTGCGCCGGCTCACTCGACCGGCTTCACTTGCAGCAGTTCAAATACCTGTTGAAGCACGCCCGTTTGCCGCCACGTTATATACCGTCCATAGACTGTTTGCTGTGGCGGAAAACGGGAGGGCAGTCTGTGCCAT from Paraburkholderia sp. IMGN_8 encodes the following:
- a CDS encoding MarR family transcriptional regulator, giving the protein MSTTCLERLIPNAGFHLMKAQRAEPDNSSDALEQLYSRPGFMIRRAHQISIDIFIEASRALDITPSQYGVMFVLRHSGPSSQIGIARLLGLDRSTTALVVKNLTERGLLTKAQSETDARKTEIMLSAEGRRVLRRADVLADRSKEALMAAFSKDEAAQFVSLLSKFVAHFNDTTRVSISNGASEVTLASET